The genome window ACTCCTTTCATGGTAAGGGCTGGTCAGATTATGCCTCCTGTTTCGAGTACTTTTCTTACGTGAGGCAACGGGGTAGCTTCGAGTACATTTTTGGTGAGGCAACGCGACCCCTTGACTTTGGGGCGGTGCGGCTTAGGATTGGCTGTCGGGTATCGCGGGTCCGTACCCGGCCTAGAATCAGCCGGGCCCGAAGACGCTTGTGGGCGTTCAGAACCCACCGGTCAGCACTGCGAAGACCCGTTGGTCACTGGAACGATTCTCAAGCAACAACTGACCGGAGGAAACAGATGGCCAAGCGGATATTCGTCGGGAACCTTCCATTCAGCGCAACCGAGAACCAGTTGCGTGATCTGTTTGCCCAGCACGGCGAAGTTTCGTCGGTAAACATCGTCAAAGACAGGTTCACCGACCGCTCGAGAGGATTCGCGTTCGTCGAGATGGCCCAGGATGCGGCCGCAGCAGCTGCGATTGCTGCCTTGAACCAGCATAGTCTGGACGGCCGGCCAATCACGGTCAACGCGGCGCGCGAGCGCACCGAGGGCGGGCGCCGCGGCGGTTTCGGTGGCCGTTCCGGCGGCCAGCGCCGGGGTGGACGCAACCGAGGCTACTCGTCCGGTAACCGCTGGTAGAAGATGGAGCCCAACTGAGTCGTAGCGGCGCTCAAGCCGCCTTGGGCATGCGCTTGTTCGCACGCACTTGACAGCCAGCAGGAATACGCCTATCTTCCTAGCTCATGCTGGAATCTGTAAGGAGGCATCATGCCTAAGTTGAGAGTCGGCATCATCGGTGTCGGTAACTGCGCTAGTAGTCTGGTCCAGGGCGTGCATTACTATCGGAACGCCAAGGACGGCGATTCGATACCAGGAATAATGCACGTGAACCTTGGTGGCTATCACATTTCGGATATCGAATTCACAGTCGGTATTGATATTGACAAGCGTAAGGTGGGAAAGGACCTGTCGCAGGCCATCTTCACGTATCCGAACAATACTTGGAAATTTGCCGACGTACCGAAGTCCGGAGTCAAGGTAATCCGGGGTATGACCCATGATGGACTCGGATACTATCTGTCGCAGATTATCGAGAAAGCCCCCGGGCCGACCGCGGACATCGTGCGAATCCTTAAACAGACCCGGACAGATGTGGTGGTGAACTTCCTACCGGTCGGGTCCGAAGAGGCGACTAAGTGGTACGTAGAGCAGGTACTCAAGGCTGGGTGCGCGTTTGTGAACGGGATTCCGGTTTTCATTGCCTCGCAGCGGTATTGGCATCGCCGGTTCAAGGCAGCCGGTCTGCCGGTGCTGGGAGACGATATCAAGTCTCAAGTCGGTGCAACGATCGTACACCGGACGCTGGTGTCGCTCTTCAATGACCGCGGTGTGAAGCTTCTTAGGACATCTCAGCTCAACGTTGGCGGGAATACCGACTTCATGAATATGTTGGAGCGCAGCCGGCTGGCTTCGAAGAAGATCTCCAAGACCGGTGCGGTAACTTCGCTCTTGAAGTACGACCTCGGTGCGGAGAACGTCCACGTCGGGCCGTCGGATTACGTGCCCTGGC of candidate division WOR-3 bacterium contains these proteins:
- a CDS encoding inositol-3-phosphate synthase, translating into MPKLRVGIIGVGNCASSLVQGVHYYRNAKDGDSIPGIMHVNLGGYHISDIEFTVGIDIDKRKVGKDLSQAIFTYPNNTWKFADVPKSGVKVIRGMTHDGLGYYLSQIIEKAPGPTADIVRILKQTRTDVVVNFLPVGSEEATKWYVEQVLKAGCAFVNGIPVFIASQRYWHRRFKAAGLPVLGDDIKSQVGATIVHRTLVSLFNDRGVKLLRTSQLNVGGNTDFMNMLERSRLASKKISKTGAVTSLLKYDLGAENVHVGPSDYVPWLKDRKWCYLRMEGQTFGDVPLNVELKLEVWDSPNSAGVMIDAVRCAKLALDNGLSGSIVEPSSYFFKTPPVQFPDDVCRDKTEAFIRRYGNKKK